The proteins below are encoded in one region of Ereboglobus luteus:
- a CDS encoding IPT/TIG domain-containing protein, which produces MKITDIPHTLIFLFRGLPALLLAAFIITTAPEARAAVVATDNFDSYTVGTTVVGGVSGTGWTAAWTGQNDYVTVVGGSNSITYTLDNGEVRGGGNALKITAPSTSENIGVLERAVPEITDGGDVFVSLIFKIKSGTDTDVDHYDGETFTTNNNIYYLAGDGDKSPTHDASGFAGYKGMAGARLAGGWVSINNKNEGKADGLIVGQTYFLVIRYSGWNTGYQGYDTITTWLNPATTDEGVGTKSGNNTSNDKTKAITREGNTSPYGSSKFSSLYLNTLGLNPSSRFHIIDDVRVGRNWADVVGIPMPVVNTITPSSVMAGNTIVVAGKYLADVTVTIGGVDAVINSQTDTTMTVVVPPSLGMGTQDVVITGPGGTTTKSLTVIRPPIINSATPDTGAGGDTVTIEGLNLEDVVVTIGGIRAAVVSQTGTTVVITIPRGLATGAQTITATSNAGEDTIAFTNTSPTPSAPDAIGITPLDSRTGATVTITGSNLVGAYSVTVGGVAAEITSRTDEALTIVIPGDSPTGSIP; this is translated from the coding sequence ATGAAAATCACCGATATTCCCCACACGCTTATCTTCCTGTTCCGCGGATTGCCGGCGTTATTGCTGGCGGCATTTATTATAACAACAGCACCGGAGGCGCGGGCCGCCGTTGTGGCCACCGACAACTTCGACAGCTATACGGTCGGCACCACTGTTGTCGGCGGTGTCAGTGGCACGGGCTGGACCGCCGCATGGACCGGGCAAAACGACTACGTCACCGTGGTCGGCGGCAGCAATTCCATCACCTACACCCTCGACAACGGCGAGGTTCGCGGCGGCGGCAACGCCCTCAAGATAACCGCCCCGAGCACCTCGGAAAACATCGGCGTCCTTGAGCGCGCTGTGCCTGAAATCACCGACGGCGGCGATGTCTTTGTCAGCCTCATCTTCAAAATCAAAAGCGGCACCGATACTGACGTTGACCATTATGACGGCGAAACTTTCACCACCAATAACAATATCTATTATCTGGCCGGCGACGGTGACAAAAGCCCCACCCATGATGCCTCCGGCTTCGCCGGCTACAAAGGCATGGCTGGGGCACGCCTTGCCGGCGGATGGGTCTCCATCAACAACAAAAACGAAGGCAAGGCCGACGGCTTGATCGTGGGGCAAACCTATTTCCTCGTCATCCGCTACTCCGGCTGGAACACTGGCTACCAAGGCTACGACACCATCACCACATGGCTCAATCCCGCCACCACCGACGAGGGCGTGGGCACCAAATCCGGCAACAATACCTCCAACGACAAGACCAAGGCCATAACCCGCGAGGGCAACACCTCCCCCTACGGCAGCAGCAAATTCAGCAGCCTTTACCTGAACACCCTCGGCCTCAATCCCTCGAGTCGCTTTCACATCATTGACGACGTCCGCGTGGGCCGCAATTGGGCCGACGTGGTCGGTATCCCCATGCCCGTTGTGAACACTATCACGCCGTCCAGTGTCATGGCCGGAAACACTATCGTTGTCGCTGGCAAATACCTTGCCGATGTCACCGTGACCATCGGCGGTGTTGATGCTGTGATCAATTCGCAGACCGACACGACAATGACTGTCGTCGTGCCTCCTTCGCTTGGCATGGGCACGCAGGATGTTGTTATTACCGGTCCCGGCGGAACCACCACCAAGTCGCTCACCGTTATCCGCCCGCCCATCATCAACTCCGCTACGCCCGACACCGGTGCCGGAGGCGATACTGTAACCATCGAAGGACTCAATCTTGAGGATGTTGTCGTAACGATTGGTGGCATCCGTGCCGCAGTCGTTTCCCAAACCGGCACGACAGTGGTCATCACCATTCCCCGTGGACTGGCCACCGGTGCGCAAACAATCACCGCCACCAGCAATGCCGGCGAGGATACCATCGCGTTTACCAACACCTCTCCCACGCCGTCCGCGCCTGACGCCATCGGCATCACCCCCCTTGATTCCCGCACCGGTGCAACCGTTACGATTACCGGCAGCAACCTCGTCGGCGCATATTCCGTGACTGTTGGCGGCGTGGCGGCCGAAATCACCAGTCGCACGGACGAAGCCCTGACCATTGTGATCCCCGGGGACTCGCCAACGGGGAGTATCCCGTAG
- a CDS encoding helix-turn-helix transcriptional regulator produces the protein MTVNFIIWRMLRGSMKMEYANHRLQAGAGDWVVLVPALGRRHQAFTPDSQLESLHLSVDTSSAEWAGPPVHVMKGTKEMQAAIASVGRYVTVRHPSGLTPDDHVYVSRTFEERIHLQTLVWSFMGALYPRLHEAGIYIREPDQCDPRINASMAFIDNWPTNLPWNREQVSWAAGVSASQLDRIWRDARGQTPFQYWDNRRVRTACDRLENSRASIKEIAYDLGFAHLPQFSTWFRRHRNISPRDYRHNFVDRSGQTAMDEANG, from the coding sequence ATGACCGTGAACTTTATCATCTGGCGCATGCTGCGCGGCTCGATGAAAATGGAATACGCCAACCATCGCCTGCAGGCCGGCGCGGGCGACTGGGTCGTGCTGGTGCCCGCGCTGGGACGGCGGCACCAGGCGTTCACGCCCGACTCGCAACTCGAATCGCTCCACTTGAGCGTGGACACCAGCTCCGCCGAGTGGGCGGGACCGCCGGTGCACGTCATGAAGGGAACCAAGGAGATGCAGGCCGCCATCGCCAGCGTCGGGCGTTATGTCACCGTGCGGCACCCGTCCGGGTTGACTCCCGACGACCATGTGTATGTGAGCCGCACTTTCGAGGAGCGCATCCATCTGCAAACGCTCGTCTGGTCGTTCATGGGCGCGTTGTATCCGCGCCTGCATGAGGCGGGCATCTACATACGCGAGCCGGACCAGTGCGACCCGCGCATCAACGCAAGCATGGCGTTCATCGACAACTGGCCGACCAACCTGCCGTGGAACCGCGAACAGGTGAGCTGGGCCGCTGGCGTGAGCGCGAGCCAGCTCGACCGCATCTGGAGGGACGCGCGCGGACAAACGCCGTTTCAATATTGGGACAACCGGCGCGTGCGAACCGCGTGCGACCGGTTGGAAAACTCGCGTGCCAGCATCAAGGAAATCGCCTACGATTTGGGCTTCGCCCACCTGCCGCAGTTTTCCACATGGTTCAGGAGGCATCGCAATATTTCACCCCGCGATTATCGCCATAATTTTGTCGATCGCTCCGGGCAAACGGCAATGGACGAGGCAAACGGGTGA
- a CDS encoding TonB-dependent receptor domain-containing protein, giving the protein MKSYLYPLFALLGLLVALPSAQAQSAGTGSVSGRVFNPATAEYIRNAQVRALQTSETTLSESGGFYQLTHLPPGEVVIEMSYVGFQTVRSTVTIVAGQTATLEFTLSPEGRAPGGTADDDIVQLEKFVVSTEREGQAKVIMGQRASMNIGQHVASDVFGDNTEGNIGEFMRNLPGVMLNTSDGEVQNVSLGGLGAEYTSVTIDGVPAVTADATSSSSRAPKFTTLSLNSIDSLEVTRTVSADMDANAPAGTINLRSKRAFENKGQKLITQANFTMSSFGATLDKEVGPHDTSDTHKIRPGGLIQYSNAFNNNFGILINISESNIYSEESRALTNYNRTPTSTDPRPEVPSSYEFRHHSRLNRRFASSLTMDWRATRRLTLSLTGIFNYSRLFANQRNMQFNNYAGSQGGTRDMVKGEDMTRSIYTTYGTTVVVNPRIAARLGQSITITPKFEYRLGDLKLEGLFSYSDALAWYDPMGREDAVRGLASSTAANALYSVQRGPGVVDADYKVTQTDGPDLSNPASFTFPKVYLGDGRRASTKTRTAKLDATYLTRILHPIKWKAGFKLANTKWHYQDTSELYLAKYTGPLTLSDFASTYEWASDINGMEIKTLSGGGIFMPNLFAIGARYKTNPEEFVSDVSATNYYNGHVNYQRNYEEDINAGYIMGTSKIGPFIIQAGVRREDTRSKIREIDAYTPEETEAQGYAVGSDGIATSIDGVEWQFLSRPRVLKKKSYHNYFPSASIKYQITPNLDLVVAGNKTIRRPSYYDSTGIFLVNDTTKRISLPNRDIEPERSQGFAARLSYYFKRIGQLSVAVYQTRVTNMIATTDEMTAEQAGYDETYPGYNPKYAEDYRFTLKNNSGAPVRVRSMEIAYSQTLGFLGPAFRRCNVHINYTRSYADGIKPMLSPYTLSTGFHYTYKKLILWSNVNWSDDFPTSATGYSLRRHRTQVDAGLGWNIGKGFMFGLNARNINDAPHIHMQRVPPNDTVLQDYLRVGATWTCYIKKTF; this is encoded by the coding sequence ATGAAATCATACCTATACCCATTGTTTGCCCTTCTTGGCCTGCTCGTCGCATTGCCGTCCGCGCAAGCGCAGTCCGCTGGCACAGGCTCCGTCTCGGGGCGCGTTTTTAATCCCGCGACCGCGGAGTATATTCGCAACGCCCAAGTGCGCGCTCTTCAAACCAGTGAAACCACTCTTTCTGAATCCGGCGGCTTTTACCAACTCACCCATTTGCCTCCTGGTGAGGTGGTCATCGAAATGAGCTATGTCGGATTCCAAACCGTTCGATCTACCGTGACGATTGTCGCGGGCCAGACCGCCACGCTGGAGTTTACCCTTTCCCCGGAGGGCCGCGCGCCCGGCGGCACGGCGGATGATGATATCGTGCAGCTCGAAAAGTTCGTCGTATCAACAGAACGCGAGGGCCAGGCCAAGGTAATCATGGGGCAGCGCGCATCCATGAACATCGGCCAGCACGTCGCCTCCGACGTTTTTGGCGACAACACTGAGGGTAACATCGGTGAGTTCATGCGCAACCTTCCCGGCGTGATGCTAAACACCTCGGATGGCGAGGTTCAGAACGTCAGTCTTGGCGGCCTCGGCGCCGAATACACCAGCGTTACCATCGATGGCGTGCCCGCCGTTACCGCGGACGCCACCTCGTCCAGCTCGCGTGCGCCGAAATTTACCACACTCTCCCTCAACAGCATCGACTCGCTCGAAGTCACCCGCACGGTCAGCGCCGACATGGACGCCAACGCTCCTGCCGGCACCATCAACTTGCGCAGTAAGCGCGCGTTTGAAAACAAAGGGCAGAAACTCATAACGCAGGCCAACTTTACCATGAGCTCCTTCGGGGCGACTCTCGACAAGGAAGTCGGCCCGCATGACACCAGCGACACCCACAAGATTCGCCCTGGCGGCTTGATCCAATACTCCAATGCCTTCAACAATAATTTCGGCATACTGATCAATATCAGCGAGTCCAACATCTACTCCGAGGAAAGCCGGGCTCTTACCAATTACAACCGGACACCCACTTCGACGGATCCCCGCCCGGAGGTGCCCTCATCCTATGAATTTCGGCATCACTCCCGTCTCAACCGTCGTTTTGCCAGCAGCCTCACAATGGACTGGCGCGCCACCCGGCGCCTGACGCTTTCACTCACGGGAATATTCAATTACTCTCGCTTGTTCGCGAACCAACGCAACATGCAGTTCAACAACTATGCCGGCAGTCAGGGCGGCACGCGGGACATGGTTAAGGGCGAGGATATGACCCGCAGCATTTACACTACCTATGGCACAACCGTGGTTGTAAATCCGCGCATTGCCGCGCGCCTGGGGCAAAGCATCACGATTACTCCCAAGTTTGAATACCGCTTGGGCGATTTAAAACTGGAAGGCCTGTTCAGCTACTCCGACGCCCTGGCTTGGTATGATCCGATGGGGCGCGAGGACGCGGTTCGGGGCCTGGCCAGCTCGACCGCCGCTAACGCGCTTTACAGTGTGCAGCGCGGCCCGGGCGTTGTTGATGCCGATTACAAGGTCACGCAAACCGACGGCCCTGATCTCTCAAACCCCGCATCCTTCACTTTTCCAAAGGTTTACCTTGGCGACGGGCGCAGGGCGAGCACGAAGACCAGGACGGCAAAACTGGACGCCACCTATCTCACACGCATTCTGCACCCGATCAAGTGGAAGGCCGGTTTCAAACTGGCGAATACCAAATGGCATTATCAAGACACGAGCGAACTGTATCTGGCCAAATACACCGGCCCGCTCACACTGAGTGACTTTGCATCGACCTATGAGTGGGCTTCGGACATTAACGGCATGGAAATCAAAACCCTCTCCGGCGGCGGCATTTTCATGCCGAACCTCTTTGCCATCGGTGCGCGCTACAAAACAAACCCCGAGGAATTTGTGTCCGATGTGTCAGCCACGAATTATTATAACGGTCATGTTAACTATCAGCGTAATTATGAGGAGGACATCAACGCCGGCTATATTATGGGCACCAGCAAAATCGGTCCGTTCATTATTCAGGCCGGCGTGCGTCGCGAGGACACAAGGTCAAAAATTCGAGAGATTGATGCTTACACTCCCGAAGAAACCGAGGCGCAAGGCTACGCGGTGGGCAGCGATGGAATTGCGACTAGCATTGATGGTGTGGAGTGGCAGTTTCTCTCCCGCCCGCGCGTGCTGAAGAAAAAGAGCTACCATAATTATTTTCCCAGCGCCTCGATCAAATATCAAATCACGCCCAATCTCGATCTCGTTGTCGCCGGAAACAAAACCATCCGCCGTCCCTCTTATTATGACTCCACTGGTATTTTTTTGGTCAACGATACGACCAAGAGAATTTCCCTTCCCAATCGCGATATCGAGCCGGAGCGCAGCCAGGGTTTCGCCGCCCGCCTGAGCTACTATTTCAAGCGCATAGGCCAGTTGAGCGTCGCCGTTTACCAGACCAGGGTCACAAACATGATCGCCACCACGGATGAGATGACCGCGGAACAGGCCGGTTACGATGAAACCTATCCCGGCTACAATCCGAAATACGCCGAGGATTATCGCTTCACCCTCAAGAACAATTCCGGCGCTCCGGTGCGGGTGCGCAGCATGGAGATCGCTTACTCACAAACCCTCGGCTTTCTCGGCCCTGCGTTCCGCCGCTGCAACGTCCATATCAATTACACCCGCAGCTATGCTGATGGAATCAAACCCATGCTGTCGCCTTATACGCTCAGCACCGGGTTTCACTACACCTACAAAAAGCTCATCCTCTGGTCCAATGTCAATTGGTCCGACGATTTTCCCACCTCCGCCACGGGCTATAGCCTTCGCCGCCACCGCACCCAAGTTGATGCGGGTTTGGGGTGGAACATTGGCAAGGGTTTCATGTTCGGCCTCAACGCCCGCAATATCAACGACGCTCCCCACATCCACATGCAGCGTGTCCCTCCAAACGATACCGTGTTGCAGGATTACCTTCGCGTCGGGGCCACCTGGACCTGCTACATCAAAAAGACCTTCTGA
- a CDS encoding bifunctional 4-hydroxy-2-oxoglutarate aldolase/2-dehydro-3-deoxy-phosphogluconate aldolase has product MKSNSVSFPPALAETIQKAGVIAVIVIDDPSNVPPLADALLSGGLNAIELTLRTPSALESLSAFKKHAPQMSVGAGTVLTPQQLLQARDAGADFAVAPGCNPRVLAAAAEAGVPFAPGIATPSDIEAALEFGCRLLKFFPAEPSGGLAYLKNMTAPYAHLGLRYIPLGGISSATAAAWLADPLIAALGGSWIAPRALIQSRDWAAIKQRAQEVAAIIRDTR; this is encoded by the coding sequence ATGAAATCGAACTCTGTTTCATTCCCTCCCGCGCTCGCGGAGACTATTCAAAAGGCCGGCGTCATCGCTGTCATCGTCATCGACGATCCCTCCAATGTGCCGCCGCTGGCCGACGCGCTTTTGTCCGGCGGGCTCAACGCCATCGAGCTGACGCTGCGCACGCCTTCCGCGCTCGAATCGCTATCCGCGTTCAAGAAGCACGCGCCGCAAATGTCCGTCGGCGCGGGCACCGTGCTCACGCCACAGCAGCTCTTGCAGGCGCGCGACGCCGGGGCGGACTTTGCCGTCGCGCCCGGTTGCAATCCGCGCGTGCTCGCCGCCGCCGCCGAGGCCGGGGTGCCCTTCGCGCCCGGCATCGCCACGCCCAGCGACATCGAGGCCGCGCTCGAATTCGGCTGCCGCCTGCTGAAGTTTTTCCCCGCCGAGCCGTCCGGGGGCCTCGCCTACCTGAAGAACATGACCGCGCCTTACGCGCATCTCGGGTTGCGATACATCCCGCTCGGCGGAATCAGTTCCGCCACCGCCGCCGCGTGGCTGGCCGATCCGCTCATCGCCGCGCTCGGCGGCTCGTGGATCGCCCCGCGCGCGCTCATCCAGTCGCGCGACTGGGCCGCGATCAAACAGCGTGCGCAAGAAGTCGCCGCGATCATCCGCGACACAAGATGA
- a CDS encoding glycoside hydrolase family 43 protein: MDTVTDRLMRMRIISLTVLVFATLPLFAGAPRVYNNADGIVHKMADPYILQHDGRYYLYGTDDAPPAINKGFTVRVSTDLVNWSAPCGAGPEGRALDAPDVFGERAFWSAQVNERNGVFYMFYTAEEHIAVATSSSPLGPFVQKVKTTMRPQKTIGGMPFIDTDGRAYLFYTAFDNKANEVFVEEMTDDWMSAKPETRRRCIWWTQPWENSDPRPKYKRWPVNEGASILKHKGIYYMFYTANHFMSPKYAVGYATAATPLGPWIKSKDNPVLSQTPIVRGVGSVSFVTAPNGDRYIVYHAHKTPDTVLPRKMCMDRIEFVPNQVAGQPDIPKIHGPTDTPVSVPW; the protein is encoded by the coding sequence ATGGACACCGTGACAGACCGCCTCATGCGCATGAGAATAATATCATTAACCGTCCTCGTCTTTGCCACGCTTCCGCTTTTTGCCGGAGCCCCGCGTGTTTATAATAACGCCGACGGCATTGTTCATAAAATGGCCGATCCTTACATCCTTCAACATGACGGGCGCTATTATCTTTATGGAACCGATGACGCGCCGCCGGCCATCAACAAGGGGTTCACGGTTCGCGTTTCAACCGATCTTGTGAACTGGAGCGCCCCTTGCGGCGCCGGACCGGAGGGGCGCGCGCTCGACGCCCCCGATGTCTTTGGCGAACGCGCCTTTTGGAGCGCGCAAGTCAACGAGCGCAACGGCGTTTTTTATATGTTCTACACCGCGGAGGAACACATCGCCGTTGCCACCAGCAGCTCTCCACTCGGTCCGTTTGTCCAAAAAGTTAAGACAACGATGCGTCCCCAAAAAACCATCGGCGGCATGCCCTTTATTGATACCGACGGACGCGCTTATCTTTTTTATACCGCCTTCGACAACAAGGCCAACGAAGTCTTTGTCGAGGAAATGACCGATGACTGGATGAGCGCGAAACCGGAAACGCGGCGGCGTTGCATTTGGTGGACCCAGCCCTGGGAAAACAGCGATCCACGTCCCAAATACAAACGCTGGCCCGTCAACGAGGGCGCTTCGATCCTCAAGCACAAGGGCATATACTACATGTTTTACACGGCCAATCACTTCATGAGCCCCAAGTATGCCGTCGGCTACGCCACCGCCGCGACTCCACTCGGCCCTTGGATCAAGTCCAAGGACAATCCGGTGCTCTCCCAAACCCCTATCGTGCGCGGCGTCGGCAGCGTCTCCTTTGTCACCGCTCCCAACGGCGATCGCTACATCGTTTATCACGCGCACAAGACCCCTGACACCGTCCTCCCTCGCAAGATGTGCATGGATAGAATCGAGTTCGTTCCCAACCAAGTTGCCGGCCAGCCTGACATTCCGAAAATCCACGGCCCGACCGACACACCTGTCAGCGTTCCTTGGTAG
- a CDS encoding IPT/TIG domain-containing protein, which produces MLAGASGGRGWSGAWAANAGVIVTDNPDDIITYTMSDGTVLGGGKAIKLAADTPVSATLPRLIERDLAAPVTSGDDVFVSFIFKIKNPNAPDGELVPAGDNITSIWYAKDSDPNLRFDSLGYIGYSGKVGASMAAPTGATLVSTQLKTGQTYFAVVRYSGWDGSSYKKCRVWLNPATNDETAVSTTITNERTVTTAGVGSDSFLGLCVGGYGITSGGRYQVIDDIRVGYTWTAVTNPRTTFIASENFDSYAPGSKLAGAVGGTGWDGPWSAKNTATIIDDPADAVTYTLNDGTVRGGGSALKISGTGVNAATTVAAVLERRFARVPEGEDVYGSFVFKIKDPSLPDGTPLVGNTCALWYAADAAKDELRDIAAFAGYGGKAGGRLAGGWPTVTTPLVAGQSYLLVFRYSGWNDGIQAYDNCRVWLNPTTDDEASTDAAITVERAGNSAGYGNTDVRGLYVNTLGLTLNGAYHVVDDIRVGTDWASVVGEPTPSFDPGTPPQLSALPTGEFVAGDTITLAGNNFTGLTRVLIGGVEALVTASTDTTITVVIPENAAGGAVAVFTPSGCSIAADSLTIATQPSFVTNPAATQVAVEGRPVDLTADVWAHGAISYEWQYRANDTAAWETVPGSISVGAYTNELSLLMPDGKNGWQFRCVASTAAGSVEGTPVILTVIENLLDAPAGLVTGSGDYSQFVYVSDRAAHTVSVLSPNGSFALLAGKTGYSGNSDGNGDGARFTRPRGLAFSSTNSLIVADYGNGPLRSIALDTAAVQTLNATGPDAWLASPAAVATDAAGMTYIADTGNQLIKRLNADGVMEIFAGSAISGTDNGALLDAKFKNPAGLAVSTSGSRIYVADTGNHVIRLIDLSTGQVSTFAGQMASPGAVDGAALSTASFDSPTGIVLDSSGDLYVADSGNSRIRVITTNTTGAAEAVVTLAGSVPGFRDGPGKTAWFDAPEALAIGADGVLYVADTGNGIIRRIDTSADAIVSTPAMKTVTYPPSGGTDPDGDNGSGGGGGGGSTSIWFLLALAASAALRGRKK; this is translated from the coding sequence ATGCTTGCCGGCGCCTCCGGCGGCAGGGGATGGAGCGGCGCATGGGCCGCGAATGCGGGCGTCATTGTGACCGACAACCCCGACGACATCATCACCTACACAATGAGCGACGGCACTGTCCTCGGCGGTGGCAAGGCGATCAAACTCGCCGCGGACACTCCCGTCAGCGCCACGCTTCCGCGTCTTATCGAGCGCGACCTCGCCGCGCCCGTCACCTCCGGAGATGACGTGTTTGTCAGCTTCATTTTTAAAATCAAGAATCCCAACGCTCCCGACGGGGAACTCGTTCCCGCCGGCGACAACATCACTTCGATCTGGTATGCAAAAGATTCGGATCCCAATCTCCGTTTCGACTCACTCGGCTACATCGGATATTCCGGCAAGGTCGGTGCGAGCATGGCCGCGCCCACCGGCGCGACGCTCGTCTCCACGCAACTCAAAACGGGGCAGACTTATTTTGCCGTGGTTCGCTACAGCGGCTGGGATGGCAGCTCTTACAAAAAATGCCGCGTCTGGCTCAATCCGGCAACTAACGACGAGACCGCCGTCAGCACCACGATCACCAACGAACGCACCGTGACAACCGCGGGCGTCGGCTCTGATTCTTTCCTTGGATTGTGCGTGGGCGGCTACGGCATCACATCCGGCGGCCGCTACCAAGTGATCGACGACATCCGCGTCGGCTACACGTGGACCGCCGTCACCAATCCGCGCACCACGTTTATCGCCTCGGAGAATTTCGATTCCTACGCTCCCGGCTCAAAACTTGCCGGCGCCGTCGGCGGCACCGGCTGGGATGGGCCTTGGTCCGCCAAAAACACCGCCACGATCATTGACGATCCCGCCGATGCCGTCACTTACACGCTCAACGATGGCACCGTTCGCGGCGGCGGATCGGCTCTCAAAATCTCCGGCACGGGCGTGAATGCGGCGACCACCGTTGCCGCAGTGCTCGAACGCCGCTTTGCCCGCGTGCCCGAGGGCGAGGATGTTTATGGCAGCTTTGTCTTCAAGATCAAGGATCCCTCGCTTCCGGACGGAACCCCGCTTGTCGGCAACACCTGCGCCCTGTGGTATGCCGCCGATGCCGCAAAGGATGAGTTGCGCGACATCGCCGCGTTCGCCGGCTACGGCGGCAAAGCAGGAGGGCGACTGGCTGGCGGCTGGCCGACTGTCACGACTCCGCTGGTCGCAGGGCAAAGCTACCTGCTGGTCTTCCGTTACAGCGGCTGGAACGATGGAATCCAAGCTTACGACAACTGCCGAGTCTGGCTCAACCCAACCACTGACGACGAGGCCAGCACCGATGCCGCGATCACCGTCGAACGCGCCGGCAACTCCGCCGGCTATGGCAACACTGACGTTCGCGGCCTCTATGTGAACACCCTCGGTCTCACCCTCAACGGCGCCTATCACGTCGTTGACGACATTCGCGTCGGCACGGATTGGGCGTCTGTCGTCGGCGAACCGACGCCGTCTTTCGACCCCGGCACGCCGCCGCAACTCAGCGCGCTGCCCACCGGCGAGTTCGTTGCGGGCGACACCATCACCCTTGCGGGCAATAATTTCACCGGTCTCACCCGTGTGTTGATTGGCGGTGTCGAAGCCCTGGTGACGGCTTCGACCGACACCACGATTACAGTTGTCATTCCTGAAAACGCCGCGGGCGGCGCGGTTGCCGTGTTCACTCCCAGCGGTTGCAGCATTGCTGCTGACTCGCTCACAATTGCCACGCAACCTTCGTTTGTGACAAACCCCGCAGCCACCCAAGTCGCAGTAGAAGGTCGTCCCGTTGACCTCACTGCTGATGTATGGGCACATGGTGCCATTTCCTACGAGTGGCAATACCGTGCCAACGACACAGCCGCCTGGGAAACTGTTCCAGGCAGCATCAGTGTCGGTGCCTACACCAACGAACTCTCGCTGCTCATGCCCGACGGCAAGAACGGCTGGCAATTCCGCTGTGTGGCCTCCACTGCCGCGGGCTCTGTGGAGGGCACGCCCGTTATACTCACCGTGATCGAAAACCTCCTCGATGCGCCCGCCGGTCTTGTCACGGGATCCGGCGACTATTCGCAGTTCGTCTATGTTTCCGACCGCGCCGCGCACACAGTTTCCGTCCTCTCTCCCAATGGCAGCTTCGCGTTGCTCGCGGGCAAAACCGGTTATTCGGGGAACAGCGATGGCAATGGCGATGGGGCCCGTTTTACCCGGCCTCGAGGCCTCGCGTTTTCATCCACGAATAGCCTGATTGTCGCCGACTATGGCAACGGTCCTTTGCGCTCCATCGCACTTGACACCGCCGCGGTTCAAACGCTCAACGCCACCGGTCCCGATGCATGGCTTGCATCTCCCGCCGCCGTGGCCACGGATGCCGCTGGCATGACCTACATCGCCGACACCGGCAATCAGCTCATCAAACGCCTCAATGCCGATGGTGTGATGGAAATCTTCGCGGGTTCCGCCATATCGGGCACCGACAACGGAGCCTTGCTTGACGCGAAGTTCAAGAACCCTGCGGGCCTTGCAGTTTCAACCTCGGGATCGCGCATCTATGTCGCCGATACGGGTAATCACGTCATACGTCTGATTGACCTCTCCACCGGACAGGTTTCCACTTTCGCTGGACAGATGGCGTCCCCCGGTGCGGTCGATGGAGCGGCCCTTTCTACCGCTTCCTTCGACTCTCCCACGGGCATCGTGCTGGATAGCTCAGGCGATCTCTATGTGGCCGACTCCGGCAATTCCCGCATTCGTGTCATCACCACAAACACAACGGGTGCCGCGGAAGCGGTCGTCACGCTCGCAGGTTCGGTTCCCGGATTTCGCGACGGTCCCGGCAAAACCGCCTGGTTTGACGCTCCCGAGGCGCTCGCCATTGGTGCGGATGGGGTTCTCTACGTCGCCGATACCGGCAACGGCATCATCCGTCGCATCGATACCAGCGCGGATGCGATTGTCTCCACTCCTGCCATGAAAACCGTCACCTATCCTCCCTCCGGAGGCACGGATCCCGATGGGGACAATGGAAGCGGCGGCGGTGGTGGTGGCGGCAGCACGTCGATTTGGTTCCTGCTCGCGCTCGCGGCCAGCGCCGCCCTGCGCGGACGCAAAAAATAA